A single Brachyhypopomus gauderio isolate BG-103 unplaced genomic scaffold, BGAUD_0.2 sc84, whole genome shotgun sequence DNA region contains:
- the lim2.2 gene encoding lens intrinsic membrane protein 2.2, with the protein MSGLAGGGTLCAMAALVLLVVSTATDYWMQYRYSGNFANQGLWRFCINRKCHAHTLSVDFWDATRVFMLLSVLSSFVAALLGLGTLTSSTKNRRVRSGGIASLLAGFLSLLALAIYTGATIHFFGQRYINWTFSWSYIVGWIGLILALTAGILQLCAYRRKMSERPRPSVTSDS; encoded by the exons ATGTCCGGTCTGGCGGGCGGGGGCACGCTGTGTGCCATGGCTGCCCTCGTGCTCCTGGTCGTCTCCACGGCCACAGACTATTGGATGCAGTATCGCTACTCCGGGAACTTCGCCAATCAGGGCCTCTGGAGGTTCTGCATCAATCGCAAATGCCACGCCCACACGTTGAGTGTCG ACTTCTGGGATGCCACGCGTGTGTTCATGCTGCTGTCCGTGCTGAGTTCCTTTGTCGCCGCCCTGCTGGGCCTGGGCACCCTCACGTCCTCCACCAAGAACAGGAGGGTGCGGTCAGGGGGCATCGCCTCACTGCTGGccg GATTCCTTTCGCTGTTAGCTTTGGCAATCTACACTGGGGCGACCATTCACTTCTTTGGCCAGCGGTACATCAACTGGACGTTCTCGTGGTCCTACATCGTGGGCTGGATTGGACTTATTTTGGCGCTGACTGCTg GAATTCTCCAGCTGTGTGCTTACCGGAGGAAGATGTCTGAACGCCCCCGGCCCTCGGTCACTTCAGACAGCTGA
- the lonp1 gene encoding lon protease homolog, mitochondrial isoform X2, which produces MYFPPGMCKQSVVIKDGRKLGAGRRSLQINMAAYVRVWVAYRRACRTGTGVARTCAGTVAAHTNGFLPRGALGRAGFFASRSYSCGSGSSGGSSGTVTLRSDRQTDLRTWTRWTRVSGASSPGSVMSCDQRRYMFGNRTSGGSGEDGSEGAGSAGDGADGGDGGAYVPPQMTALTPMMVPEVFPNVPLIAVTRNPVFPRFIKIIEVKNKYLMDLLRRKVRLAQPYAGVFLKKDDNEESDVVENLDAIYNTGTFVQIHEMQDLGDKLRMIVMGHRRIRITKQLDVEAEEAALEGGEARGGEARGEEVKAPRRKLKRTHKDPSSLAAAMAERVQEAELTAEAEPLPTPSSVLMVEVDNVIHEEFQVTEEVKALTAEIVKTIRDIIALNPLYRESVLQMMQAGQRVVDNPIYLSDMGAALTGAESHELQDVLEETNIPKRLYKALSLLKKEFELSKLQQRLGREVEEKIKQTHRKYLLQEQLKIIKKELGLEKEDKDAIEEKFRERLKERTVPDHVMEVINEELNKLGLLDNHSSEFNVTRNYLDWLTSMPWGTNSTENLELSRAREVLEEDHYGMEDVKKRILEFIAVSQLKGSTQGKILCFYGPPGVGKTSIARSIARALNREYFRFSVGGMTDVAEIKGHRRTYVGAMPGKIIQCLKKTKTENPLVLIDEVDKIGRGYQGDPSSALLELLDPEQNANFLDHYLDVPVDLSKVLFICTANVTDTIPEPLRDRMEMINVSGYVAQEKLAIAERYLVPQLRTLCGLDELKTTISTEALNVLIRQYCRESGVRNLQKQVEKVFRKAAFRIVSTEETSVNITAENLQDYVGKPLFTVDRMYDVTPPGVVMGLAWTAMGGSTLFIETSLRRPRGSQGKDGPAEGSLEVTGQLGDVMKESAKIAYTFARSFLMKHQPENDFLVSSHLHLHVPEGATPKDGPSAGCTIVTALLSLATNQPVRQNVAMTGEVSLTGKILPVGGIKEKTIAAKRAGVNCIILPAENKKDFSDLAEYITEGLEVHFVEHYEEIFKTVFPGH; this is translated from the exons ATGTATTTCCCTCCTGGTATGTGTAAACAGAGTGTCGTCATCAAAGATGGACGGAAGTTGGGAGCGGGGCGCAGAAGTCTCCAGATCAACATGGCGGCGTACGTGAGGGTGTGGGTCGCGTACAGGCGCGCGTGTCGGACCGGGACCGGTGTCGCTAGGACCTGCGCTGGGACGGTCGCTGCACACACTAACGGCTTCCTCCCCCGCGGGGCCCTCGGCCGGGCCGGATTTTTCGCAAGCCGCTCGTATTCGTGTGGTTCTGGCAGTTCTGGTGGCAGTTCTGGTACCGTGACGCTCAGATCGGACCGGCAGACGGACCTCAGGACATGGACACGGTGGACACGGGTCTCCGGGGCGTCCTCCCCCGGGTCGGTCATGAGTTGTGACCAGAGGAGGTATATGTTTGGTAACAGGACCAGCGGCGGGTCGGGAGAGGACGGGTCTGAAGGTGCAGGTTCTGctggagatggagcagatggaggagatggaggcgcCTACGTCCCCCCGCAGATGACCGCTTTGACTCCCATGATGGTCCCTGAGGTGTTTCCTAACGTCCCACTTATTGCTGTGACCAGAAATCCAGTTTTTCCACGTTTCATCAAGATCATTGAG GTGAAGAATAAGTATCTTATGGATCTACTGAGGAGAAAAGTTCGCCTGGCTCAGCCCTACGCTGGTGTTTTTCTGAAGAAGGACGATAA CGAAGAGTCCGATGTGGTGGAGAATTTGGATGCAATCTACAACACGGGGACATTTGTTCAGATCCACGAGATGCAAGACCTCGGTGACAAACTCCGTATGATAGTGATGGGACACAGAAG aATTCGGATTACCAAGCAGCTGGATGTGGAGGCAGAGGAGGCAGCTCTGGA GGGGGGGGAGGCCAGGGGGGGGGAGGCCAGGGGGGAGGAGGTCAAGGCCCCCCGGCGGAAGCTGAAGCGCACGCACAAGGACCCGTCCTCGCTAGCTGCCGCCATGGCAGAGAGGGTGCAGGAGGCGGAGCTTACGGCGGAGGCGGAGCCTCTGCCCACCCCCAGCTCAGTTCTCATGGTGGAGGTCGACAATGTCATACACGAAGAGTTCCAGGTGACCGAGGAGGTCAAG GCCCTCACCGCAGAGATTGTTAAAACCATCCGTGACATCATCGCTTTGAACCCTCTCTACAG GGAATCTGTTCTGCAAATGATGCAGGCTGGACAGAGAGTAGTGGACAATCCCATCTACCTGAGTGACATGGGGGCCGCTCTAACTGGGGCAGAGTCGCACGAACTACAGGACGTTCTGGAAGAAACCAAC ATACCCAAGCGACTGTACAAGGCCCTCTCCCTGCTGAAGAAGGAATTTGAACTGAGTAAACTACAGCAGCGTCTTGGCAGGGAG gtggaggagaagaTCAAACAAACCCACAGGAAGTATCTGCTGCAGGAGCAGCTGAAGATCATCAAGAAGGAGCTGGGGCTGGAGAAGGAGGACAAGGATGCCATAGAGGAGAAGTTCCGCGAGAGGCTGAAGGAACGAACGGTGCCCGACCACGTCATGGAGGTCATCAACGAGGAGCTCAACAAACTGGGTCTGCTGGACAACCACTCGTCAGAGTTCAA CGTGACGAGGAACTACCTAGACTGGTTGACCTCCATGCCATGGGGCACCAACAGTACGGAGAACCTGGAGCTGTCTCGAGCCAGAGAGGTCCTGGAGGAGGATCATTATGGGATGGAAGACGTGAAGAAGCGCATTCTC GAGTTCATAGCCGTCAGCCAGCTGAAAGGAAGCACGCAGGGGAAGATCCTGTGTTTCTACGGGCCACCCGGCGTGGGGAAGACCTCCATCGCCCGCTCCATCGCCAGGGCGCTCAACCGCGAGTACTTCCGCTTCAGCGTGGGCGGGATGACGGATGTGGCTGAAATCAAGGGTCACAG GAGGACTTATGTTGGAGCGATGCCTGGAAAAATTATTCAGTGTCTGAAGAAGACGAAGACGGAGAACCCACTGGTTCTCATCGACGAG GTGGATAAGATAGGACGGGGTTACCAAGGTGATCCATCTTCTGCTCTTCTGGAACTTTTGGATCCAGAACAGAATGCAAATTTCCTGGACCACTATCTGGACGTGCCTGTGGACCTGTCCAAG GTTCTCTTTATTTGTACTGCCAATGTTACTGACACTATTCCAGAACCTTTGAGAGACCGAATGGAAATGATTAATGTGTCTGGTTATGTAGCTCAGGAGAAGCTGGCCATTGCGGAG AGGTACCTGGTGCCCCAGTTGCGAACCCTCTGTGGTTTGGATGAGCTCAAGACCACCATCTCCACTGAGGCCCTAAATGTTCTCATCAGACAGTACTGCAGGGAGAGTGGGGTCAGAAACCTCCAGAAGCAGGTGGAGAAG GTGTTCCGTAAGGCAGCGTTCCGCATCGTCAGCACTGAGGAGACGTCAGTAAACATAACAGCCGAGAACCTGCAGGACTACGTGGGCAAACCCCTCTTCACAGTGGACCGCATGTATGATGTCACGCCACCTGGGGTGGTCATGGGCCTTGCATGGACAGCTATGG gtGGCTCCACCCTGTTCATCGAGACGTCTCTGAGGCGTCCGAGGGGCTCGCAGGGGAAAGATGGCCCAGCCGAGGGCTCCCTGGAGGTCACGGGGCAGCTGGGAGACGTGATGAAGGAGAGCGCCAAGATCGCCTACACGTTCGCCCGCTCTTTCCTCATGAAGCATCAGCCGGAGAACGACTTCCTCGTGAGctcacacctgcacctgcacgTGCCTGAG GGTGCAACCCCGAAAGACGGACCGAGTGCTGGTTGTACCATCGTTACGGCTCTGCTGTCCTTGGCCACAAACCAACCAGTGCGACAGAATGTGGCCATGACAGGAGAGGTGTCCCTGACTGGGAAGATCCTGCCTGTGGGCGGCATCAAGGAGAAAACCATTGCT
- the ftsj3 gene encoding pre-rRNA 2'-O-ribose RNA methyltransferase FTSJ3 — MGKKLKVGKTRKDKFYHLAKETGYRSRSSFKLIQLNRKFQFLQKARALVDLCAAPGGWLQVASKFMPVSSLIIGVDLVPIRPIPNVITLQEDITTEKCKQALRKELQTWKADVVLNDGAPNVGANWQHDAFSQAHLTLMALKLACEFLLKGGTFVTKVFRSKDYQPLMWIFQQFFKKVQATKPQASRNESAEIFVVCQGFLAPDKIDNKFFDPKHAFKEVEVQVKTVRELVTSKKPRAEGYDDGDLTLYHTFSVTEFLRAENPVDFLSKANEITFDSPELESHTATSAEVKECCRDIKVLGRKELRLLLSWRSKLRRFVARKLKQDTKQFDQQISLSSSEDESDTEKRSKSKETKQKEKEEDDDGDDEEEEMEMKLAELKAKEIAELKRKKKKLLKERRKQRERVELKMDLPAVSIADPGDSNMFSLTAIKKAKALDAVTMGDMKGADAMVEDGGEEDVHISESESDNVSLASDLDQDDLEEIEENMKQLKKKMPKKKVSFTVEEEEEEEEGQRNNLLVDLEGKEEKREQETSMWFSKDVFAELDLDGHGDAARELQQSHWLHNKHAAGKGKKRKPEENEEAEPAEEEEEATPSQKAEGPEKDEEDSDDDTDDDSSDDEGEIAKMKGKMKGSGDVPEEDEDFQVVPVESTSKRARILDAEGLALGAQIATSKKRRRDLVDNSFHRFSHSEDVGEVPAWLVDDERKHRKKPVPVTRDMVEEYKQKWREINARPIKRLAEAKARKKRRMLKKMEQAKKKAEAVVNTADISEREKMAQLKSIYKKAGVGKEKREVTYVVAKKGAGRKVARPPGVKGLFRVVDGRMKKDLRGGQRKDQSGKGKGGKRGGKGGKGGGKGAKMGKGAKMGKGRSNRK, encoded by the exons ATGGGCAAAAAACTCAAAGTTGGAAAGACCCGAAAAGACAAATTTTATCATTTGGCAAAGGAAACGG GCTATAGATCCCGATCATCTTTTAAGCTCATTCAGCTCAATCGTAAATTCCAGTTTCTGCAGAAAGCCAGGGCTCTGGTGGACCTTTGTGCAGCTCCAGGGGGATG GCTGCAGGTTGCGTCCAAGTTTATGCCCGTGTCCAGTCTCATCATTG GTGTGGACCTGGTCCCCATCAGACCCATCCCCAATGTAATCACACTGCAGGAGGACATCACAACAGAAAAATGCAAACAG GCTCTCAGGAAAGAGCTGCAGACATGGAAAGCGGATGTGGTGCTCAACGATGGAGCGCCCAACGTGGGAGCCAACTGGCAGCACGACGCCTTCTCTCAGG CTCACCTCACCCTCATGGCACTGAAGCTCGCTTGCGAGTTTCTCTTGAAAGGTGGAACTTTTGTCACAAAAGTCTTTCGCTCCAAGGACTACCAGCCCCTGATGTGGATCTTCCAGCAGTTCTTCAAAAAGGTCCAAGCCACCAAGCCCCAGGCCTCCCGTAATGAGTCTGCCGAGATCTTTGTCGTCTGCCAGG GGTTTCTGGCTCCAGACAAAATCGATAACAAATTCTTTGACCCCAAGCACGCCTTCAAGGAGGTAGAAGTTCAAGTGAAGACCGTGAGGGAGCTGGTCACATCAAAGAAGCCCAGA GCAGAAGGCTACGATGATGGTGACCTGACACTGTATCACACTTTCTCGGTCACTGAGTTTTTACGGGCAGAGAATCCAGTGGACTTCTTGAGCAAAGCCAATGAG ATCACCTTTGACAGCCCTGAGCTGGAGTCCCACACAGCGACCTCAGCTGAGGTTAAAGAATGCTGCAGAGATATCAAGGTTCTTGGGAGGAAGGAACTCCG TCTGTTGCTGTCATGGAGATCAAAGCTGAGGAGGTTTGTGGCCAGGAAACTGAAGCAGGATACCAAGCAGTTTGACCAACAAATCAG TCTTAGCTCAAGTGAGGATGAGAGTGACACTGAGAAGAGAAGCAAGagcaaagaaacaaaacagaaggagaaggaggaagacGATGATGGTGacgacgaggaagaggagatggagatgaaGTTGGCCGAGTTGAAAGCGAAAGAGATTGCAGAACTAAAAcg TAAGAAGAAGAAGCTGTTGAAGGAGCGGcggaagcagagagagagggtggagttgaaGATGGACCTGCCCGCCGTCTCCATCGCTGACCCTGGAGACTCCAACATGTTCTCCCTCACCGCCATCAAGAAAGCCAAG GCCCTGGATGCGGTAACCATGGGCGATATGAAGGGAGCAGACGCAATGGTGGAGGACGGGGGCGAGGAGGACGTCCACATCTCGGAGTCGGAGAGTGACAACGTCTCCCTGGCGTCGGACCTGGACCAGGACGACCTGGAAGAGATCGAGGAGAACATGAAACAGCTGAAGAAGAAGATGCCTAAGAAAAA GGTGTCCTTCactgtggaggaagaggaggaggaggaggaggggcagagGAACAACCTGCTCGTGGACCTGGAGGgcaaagaggagaagagggagcaGGAGACCAGCATGTGGTtcagcaag GATGTCTTTGCTGAGTTGGACCTGGATGGACATGGAGACGCAGCGAGGGAACTACAGCAGAGCCATTGGCTGCACAACAAACAcgctgcag GTAAAGGCAAAAAGAGGAAGCCTGAGGAGAatgaggaggcggagcctgctgaggaagaggaagaggccaCACCTTCACAGAAAGCAGAAGGACCAGAAAAAGATGAAGAAGACAGTGATGATGACACTGATGATGACAGCAGTGATGATGAAGG TGAAATAGCGAAGATGAAGGGGAAGATGAAGGGATCTGGAGACGTCCCCGAGGAGGACGAAGACTTCCAAGTAGTTCCTGTTGAGAGCACGA GTAAGCGTGCCCGGATCCTGGACGCTGAAGGCCTGGCCCTTGGTGCTCAGATCGCCACGTCGAAGAAGAGACGCAGGGACCTGGTGGACAACTCCTTCCACAG GTTCTCCCACTCGGAGGACGTAGGCGAGGTTCCGGCCTGGTTGGTGGATGACGAGCGGAAGCACAGGAAGAAGCCGGTCCCCGTCACGCGGGACATGGTGGAGGAGTACAAGCAGAAGTGGAGGGAGATAAACGCCCGGCCCATCAAGAGACTGGCAGAGGCCAAAGCTCGCAAgaagaggagg ATGCTGAAGAAGATGGAGCAGGCGAAGAAGAAGGCTGAAGCAGTCGTCAACACGGCCGACATCTCTGAGAGGGAGAAGATGGCGCAGCTCAAAAG CATCTACAAGAAGGCCGGTGTGGGGAAGGAGAAGAGGGAAGTCACCTACGTGGTGGCCAAAAAGGGGGCGGGGCGTAAAGTGGCACGCCCACCGGGCGTGAAGGGCCTCTTCCGCGTCGTGGACGGGAGGATGAAGAAGGACCTTCGAGGAGGACAGAGGAAGGACCAGAGCGGCAAGGGCAAAGGGGGCAAGAGAGGCGGCAAGGGGGGCAAGGGAGGCGGCAAGGGGGCGAAAATGGGCAAGGGGGCAAAAATGGGCAAGGGTCGTTCGAACAGGAAGTGA
- the lonp1 gene encoding lon protease homolog, mitochondrial isoform X1 gives MYFPPGMCKQSVVIKDGRKLGAGRRSLQINMAAYVRVWVAYRRACRTGTGVARTCAGTVAAHTNGFLPRGALGRAGFFASRSYSCGSGSSGGSSGTVTLRSDRQTDLRTWTRWTRVSGASSPGSVMSCDQRRYMFGNRTSGGSGEDGSEGAGSAGDGADGGDGGAYVPPQMTALTPMMVPEVFPNVPLIAVTRNPVFPRFIKIIEVKNKYLMDLLRRKVRLAQPYAGVFLKKDDNEESDVVENLDAIYNTGTFVQIHEMQDLGDKLRMIVMGHRRIRITKQLDVEAEEAALEYEGEQARGEQVKAPRRKLKRTHKDPSSLAAAMAERVQEAELTAEAEPLPTPSSVLMVEVDNVIHEEFQVTEEVKALTAEIVKTIRDIIALNPLYRESVLQMMQAGQRVVDNPIYLSDMGAALTGAESHELQDVLEETNIPKRLYKALSLLKKEFELSKLQQRLGREVEEKIKQTHRKYLLQEQLKIIKKELGLEKEDKDAIEEKFRERLKERTVPDHVMEVINEELNKLGLLDNHSSEFNVTRNYLDWLTSMPWGTNSTENLELSRAREVLEEDHYGMEDVKKRILEFIAVSQLKGSTQGKILCFYGPPGVGKTSIARSIARALNREYFRFSVGGMTDVAEIKGHRRTYVGAMPGKIIQCLKKTKTENPLVLIDEVDKIGRGYQGDPSSALLELLDPEQNANFLDHYLDVPVDLSKVLFICTANVTDTIPEPLRDRMEMINVSGYVAQEKLAIAERYLVPQLRTLCGLDELKTTISTEALNVLIRQYCRESGVRNLQKQVEKVFRKAAFRIVSTEETSVNITAENLQDYVGKPLFTVDRMYDVTPPGVVMGLAWTAMGGSTLFIETSLRRPRGSQGKDGPAEGSLEVTGQLGDVMKESAKIAYTFARSFLMKHQPENDFLVSSHLHLHVPEGATPKDGPSAGCTIVTALLSLATNQPVRQNVAMTGEVSLTGKILPVGGIKEKTIAAKRAGVNCIILPAENKKDFSDLAEYITEGLEVHFVEHYEEIFKTVFPGH, from the exons ATGTATTTCCCTCCTGGTATGTGTAAACAGAGTGTCGTCATCAAAGATGGACGGAAGTTGGGAGCGGGGCGCAGAAGTCTCCAGATCAACATGGCGGCGTACGTGAGGGTGTGGGTCGCGTACAGGCGCGCGTGTCGGACCGGGACCGGTGTCGCTAGGACCTGCGCTGGGACGGTCGCTGCACACACTAACGGCTTCCTCCCCCGCGGGGCCCTCGGCCGGGCCGGATTTTTCGCAAGCCGCTCGTATTCGTGTGGTTCTGGCAGTTCTGGTGGCAGTTCTGGTACCGTGACGCTCAGATCGGACCGGCAGACGGACCTCAGGACATGGACACGGTGGACACGGGTCTCCGGGGCGTCCTCCCCCGGGTCGGTCATGAGTTGTGACCAGAGGAGGTATATGTTTGGTAACAGGACCAGCGGCGGGTCGGGAGAGGACGGGTCTGAAGGTGCAGGTTCTGctggagatggagcagatggaggagatggaggcgcCTACGTCCCCCCGCAGATGACCGCTTTGACTCCCATGATGGTCCCTGAGGTGTTTCCTAACGTCCCACTTATTGCTGTGACCAGAAATCCAGTTTTTCCACGTTTCATCAAGATCATTGAG GTGAAGAATAAGTATCTTATGGATCTACTGAGGAGAAAAGTTCGCCTGGCTCAGCCCTACGCTGGTGTTTTTCTGAAGAAGGACGATAA CGAAGAGTCCGATGTGGTGGAGAATTTGGATGCAATCTACAACACGGGGACATTTGTTCAGATCCACGAGATGCAAGACCTCGGTGACAAACTCCGTATGATAGTGATGGGACACAGAAG aATTCGGATTACCAAGCAGCTGGATGTGGAGGCAGAGGAGGCAGCTCTGGAGTACGAGGGGGAGCAGGCCAGGGGGGAGCAG GTCAAGGCCCCCCGGCGGAAGCTGAAGCGCACGCACAAGGACCCGTCCTCGCTAGCTGCCGCCATGGCAGAGAGGGTGCAGGAGGCGGAGCTTACGGCGGAGGCGGAGCCTCTGCCCACCCCCAGCTCAGTTCTCATGGTGGAGGTCGACAATGTCATACACGAAGAGTTCCAGGTGACCGAGGAGGTCAAG GCCCTCACCGCAGAGATTGTTAAAACCATCCGTGACATCATCGCTTTGAACCCTCTCTACAG GGAATCTGTTCTGCAAATGATGCAGGCTGGACAGAGAGTAGTGGACAATCCCATCTACCTGAGTGACATGGGGGCCGCTCTAACTGGGGCAGAGTCGCACGAACTACAGGACGTTCTGGAAGAAACCAAC ATACCCAAGCGACTGTACAAGGCCCTCTCCCTGCTGAAGAAGGAATTTGAACTGAGTAAACTACAGCAGCGTCTTGGCAGGGAG gtggaggagaagaTCAAACAAACCCACAGGAAGTATCTGCTGCAGGAGCAGCTGAAGATCATCAAGAAGGAGCTGGGGCTGGAGAAGGAGGACAAGGATGCCATAGAGGAGAAGTTCCGCGAGAGGCTGAAGGAACGAACGGTGCCCGACCACGTCATGGAGGTCATCAACGAGGAGCTCAACAAACTGGGTCTGCTGGACAACCACTCGTCAGAGTTCAA CGTGACGAGGAACTACCTAGACTGGTTGACCTCCATGCCATGGGGCACCAACAGTACGGAGAACCTGGAGCTGTCTCGAGCCAGAGAGGTCCTGGAGGAGGATCATTATGGGATGGAAGACGTGAAGAAGCGCATTCTC GAGTTCATAGCCGTCAGCCAGCTGAAAGGAAGCACGCAGGGGAAGATCCTGTGTTTCTACGGGCCACCCGGCGTGGGGAAGACCTCCATCGCCCGCTCCATCGCCAGGGCGCTCAACCGCGAGTACTTCCGCTTCAGCGTGGGCGGGATGACGGATGTGGCTGAAATCAAGGGTCACAG GAGGACTTATGTTGGAGCGATGCCTGGAAAAATTATTCAGTGTCTGAAGAAGACGAAGACGGAGAACCCACTGGTTCTCATCGACGAG GTGGATAAGATAGGACGGGGTTACCAAGGTGATCCATCTTCTGCTCTTCTGGAACTTTTGGATCCAGAACAGAATGCAAATTTCCTGGACCACTATCTGGACGTGCCTGTGGACCTGTCCAAG GTTCTCTTTATTTGTACTGCCAATGTTACTGACACTATTCCAGAACCTTTGAGAGACCGAATGGAAATGATTAATGTGTCTGGTTATGTAGCTCAGGAGAAGCTGGCCATTGCGGAG AGGTACCTGGTGCCCCAGTTGCGAACCCTCTGTGGTTTGGATGAGCTCAAGACCACCATCTCCACTGAGGCCCTAAATGTTCTCATCAGACAGTACTGCAGGGAGAGTGGGGTCAGAAACCTCCAGAAGCAGGTGGAGAAG GTGTTCCGTAAGGCAGCGTTCCGCATCGTCAGCACTGAGGAGACGTCAGTAAACATAACAGCCGAGAACCTGCAGGACTACGTGGGCAAACCCCTCTTCACAGTGGACCGCATGTATGATGTCACGCCACCTGGGGTGGTCATGGGCCTTGCATGGACAGCTATGG gtGGCTCCACCCTGTTCATCGAGACGTCTCTGAGGCGTCCGAGGGGCTCGCAGGGGAAAGATGGCCCAGCCGAGGGCTCCCTGGAGGTCACGGGGCAGCTGGGAGACGTGATGAAGGAGAGCGCCAAGATCGCCTACACGTTCGCCCGCTCTTTCCTCATGAAGCATCAGCCGGAGAACGACTTCCTCGTGAGctcacacctgcacctgcacgTGCCTGAG GGTGCAACCCCGAAAGACGGACCGAGTGCTGGTTGTACCATCGTTACGGCTCTGCTGTCCTTGGCCACAAACCAACCAGTGCGACAGAATGTGGCCATGACAGGAGAGGTGTCCCTGACTGGGAAGATCCTGCCTGTGGGCGGCATCAAGGAGAAAACCATTGCT